One genomic segment of Hordeum vulgare subsp. vulgare chromosome 2H, MorexV3_pseudomolecules_assembly, whole genome shotgun sequence includes these proteins:
- the LOC123426521 gene encoding chloroplast stem-loop binding protein of 41 kDa b, chloroplastic-like, producing MDTDAVDPKSRHKGKLETQSLLETSGVNWTSIRPVYIYGPLNYNPVEEWFFHRLKAGRPIPIPNAGNQITQLGHVKDLAMAFIKVLGNPKASKQVYNISGSKYVTFDGIARACAKAGGFPELEIIHYKPKDFDFGKKKAFPFRDQHFFASVEKASKDLGVTPEYDLLDGLTDSYNLDFDRGTFRKEADFTTDDMILGKKLVSI from the exons ATGGAT ACCGACGCTGTGGACCCAAAAAGTCGGCATAAGGGAAAGCTGGAGACACAGAGCCTGCTGGAGACGAGCGGCGTGAACTGGACGTCCATCAGACCGGTCTACATCTACGGCCCTCTCAACTACAACCCCGTGGAGGAGTGGTTCTTCCACCGGCTCAAGGCTGGTCGCCCGATCCCCATCCCTAACGCTGGGAACCAGATCACCCAGCTCGGCCATGTCAAG GATTTGGCGATGGCCTTCATCAAGGTCCTCGGCAACCCCAAGGCGAGCAAGCAGGTGTACAACATCTCCGGCAGCAAGTATGTCACCTTCGACGGGATAGCACGGGCATGCGCAAAG GCTGGAGGGTTTCCTGAGCTGGAGATCATCCACTACAAACCCAAGGACTTCGATTTCGGCAAGAAGAAGGCCTTCCCCTTCAGAGACCAG CATTTCTTCGCGTCGGTGGAGAAGGCCAGCAAGGACCTCGGGGTTACGCCGGAGTACGACCTCCTCGACGGCTTGACGGACTCGTACAACCTTGACTTCGACCGCGGGACCTTCAGGAAGGAGGCTGACTTCACCACAGACGACATGATCCTCGGCAAGAAGCTCGTGAGCATCTGA